In the Pyrolobus fumarii 1A genome, one interval contains:
- the rrp41 gene encoding exosome complex exonuclease Rrp41, which translates to MAKREPPVPLITKTEEGRIVRHDGRAPDELRPIRMEVGVLSNADGSAYVEFGRTRVIAAVYGPREVHPKHMALPDRALIRCRYHMAPFSTDERKSPAPTRREIELSKVIREALEPVVFTELYPRTTIDIFIEVIEADGGTRTAAVTAASLALADAGVQMRDLVAGVAVGKVQGVLVLDIDQLEDEYGEADMPVAMAPSLGWVTLLQLNGVLSREEFKEAMALARKGIEAIYKMQREALRRKYAEVKTV; encoded by the coding sequence GTGGCTAAGCGCGAACCACCCGTGCCGTTGATAACCAAGACGGAGGAGGGAAGGATAGTACGCCATGATGGGCGTGCACCCGACGAGCTGAGACCCATAAGGATGGAGGTCGGTGTGCTTAGCAACGCTGATGGCTCGGCCTATGTAGAGTTTGGGAGAACCCGTGTAATAGCAGCGGTCTATGGCCCTCGCGAGGTGCACCCGAAGCACATGGCTCTCCCGGATCGCGCATTGATACGGTGCAGGTACCACATGGCGCCCTTCTCTACTGATGAGAGGAAAAGCCCGGCACCCACCCGTCGCGAGATAGAACTATCTAAGGTCATTCGCGAGGCTCTAGAGCCGGTCGTCTTCACAGAGCTTTACCCGAGGACCACGATAGACATCTTCATCGAGGTTATCGAGGCTGATGGGGGTACCAGGACAGCGGCCGTGACTGCAGCGAGTCTCGCGCTTGCCGATGCGGGCGTCCAGATGAGGGATCTCGTGGCGGGCGTGGCGGTCGGCAAGGTGCAGGGTGTGCTAGTCCTTGACATCGACCAACTTGAGGATGAGTATGGCGAGGCTGACATGCCAGTAGCTATGGCGCCAAGCCTCGGCTGGGTAACGCTCCTACAGCTTAACGGCGTGTTGAGCCGCGAGGAGTTCAAGGAGGCTATGGCGCTAGCCAGGAAGGGTATAGAGGCGATATACAAGATGCAGAGGGAGGCTCTTAGGAGGAAGTACGCCGAGGTGAAGACGGTCTAA
- the rrp42 gene encoding exosome complex protein Rrp42, with translation MSVTPWMLPVVPRLEKETIESLLERGARLDGRRLDQIRSIEIIPGYVGKAEGSALVKLGNTMVLAGVKMDITQPFPDTPDEAVLVVHAEFVPLASPVFEPGPPDENAIELARVVDRALREIRAVALDRLVLEPGKAVWRIYVDIYVLNHDGNLLDASMLASMAALMATRVPAVRRTGEGFAIERGRYTGLLPINNRVVTVTVAKIGSRMVVDPSFDEELVADVRLAVAVSDDNRIAGLQMMGMGYMTEKEISTAIEMAMRTAPVLLKALQEKVEPYRKKLLEEIMEKGEIVEATMEARLAAPTRSIEEAVEDTTYDITQTSGIEDQE, from the coding sequence GTGAGCGTAACACCGTGGATGCTGCCAGTAGTCCCGAGGCTAGAGAAGGAGACGATAGAGTCTCTGCTTGAGCGCGGCGCGAGGCTAGACGGTAGGAGGCTAGACCAGATTAGAAGCATAGAGATCATACCAGGTTACGTGGGGAAAGCTGAGGGCTCGGCGCTAGTCAAGCTCGGCAACACGATGGTGCTAGCTGGCGTCAAGATGGACATAACGCAGCCATTCCCCGATACCCCTGACGAGGCCGTACTAGTGGTGCATGCAGAGTTTGTGCCGCTGGCCTCCCCGGTATTCGAGCCAGGCCCGCCCGACGAGAACGCCATCGAGCTTGCCAGGGTAGTTGATCGTGCACTTAGAGAGATACGCGCAGTGGCTCTTGACAGGCTAGTGTTGGAGCCCGGCAAGGCCGTCTGGAGGATATACGTTGATATTTACGTGTTGAACCACGATGGTAACCTTCTCGACGCTTCAATGCTAGCATCAATGGCGGCTCTCATGGCCACAAGAGTGCCCGCTGTCAGGAGGACAGGAGAGGGCTTCGCAATAGAACGTGGAAGGTACACGGGCCTACTACCGATAAACAATCGTGTAGTTACAGTGACCGTAGCCAAGATAGGCTCTAGGATGGTCGTGGATCCCTCCTTCGACGAGGAGCTTGTAGCAGATGTTAGACTAGCAGTTGCAGTGTCTGATGATAACAGGATAGCTGGGCTGCAGATGATGGGCATGGGCTACATGACCGAGAAGGAGATATCCACAGCAATAGAAATGGCGATGAGGACGGCCCCAGTGCTACTCAAGGCACTACAGGAGAAGGTAGAACCATATCGTAAGAAACTCCTCGAAGAGATAATGGAGAAGGGCGAGATAGTCGAAGCGACGATGGAAGCTAGACTAGCGGCGCCAACCAGGAGTATAGAGGAAGCAGTCGAGGACACAACCTACGATATCACGCAGACGAGTGGTATAGAGGATCAAGAGTAA
- a CDS encoding 50S ribosomal protein L37ae, with amino-acid sequence MAKRTKVVGIAGRFGPRYGSTLRKRWKEVMERRYDAQKNMPCPFCGTKGHIKRISVGLWKCEKCGVTWAGGAYVPRTGLNKFFPKIVTREE; translated from the coding sequence ATGGCCAAGAGGACGAAGGTTGTGGGCATAGCCGGTAGATTCGGGCCACGTTATGGATCCACGCTCAGGAAGCGCTGGAAGGAGGTAATGGAGAGGAGGTATGACGCTCAGAAGAACATGCCATGCCCATTCTGCGGCACTAAGGGCCACATCAAGAGGATTAGCGTTGGTCTATGGAAGTGTGAGAAGTGTGGTGTAACCTGGGCGGGTGGCGCTTACGTCCCAAGAACGGGGCTCAACAAGTTCTTCCCAAAGATAGTAACCCGCGAGGAGTAA
- a CDS encoding replication factor C large subunit — protein sequence MPGEHLPWVIKYRPKCIDPKPGCIMHVVDQEQAKRLFVPWLKQWLSGKPPEKKAVLFYGPAGCGKTSLVEAAAHEYNLELVEMNASDFRRKEDIERVARVAATQMSLFGRKKIILLDEVDGISGTADKGGLDAVLHLIEVAKHPIVMTANDPWDQKLKPLRDASLMVPFYRLQDRYVVEVLSRICKLEGIHCEPEALELLAKRAEGDLRSAINDLQGIAEGYGEVTVQLVQALATSRDREYNPYEMLDHLFKSKYAWQAKRAVTHANLDYETILQWINENIPVAYDDPEDVWRAHEALARADQYLGRIRKTIDWSLLSYVFDMAGPGVAMARRKSRWKFRYKFQYPEKIKLMAQTKEQRELREAIAAHLAPRLSVSKRRFRSEILPFLQIIFRYNPRYAARLAIGYNLTERMVKYLAGPAASEVLEHMRLLLMRMEKPATATEAATATQASRTTATAKTLPTTSKSTRTTTRTTTTRRSSTSRRRTSKKSSGSGRQRTLF from the coding sequence GTGCCTGGAGAGCACCTACCCTGGGTGATCAAGTATCGACCTAAGTGTATAGACCCTAAGCCCGGCTGCATAATGCACGTTGTTGACCAGGAGCAGGCTAAGAGGCTGTTCGTGCCGTGGCTCAAGCAGTGGCTTTCCGGCAAGCCGCCGGAGAAGAAGGCGGTTCTATTCTACGGGCCAGCTGGCTGCGGCAAGACCAGCCTAGTGGAGGCCGCTGCCCACGAGTATAACCTCGAGCTTGTCGAGATGAACGCTTCTGATTTCCGCCGAAAGGAGGATATCGAGAGGGTCGCTAGAGTTGCTGCTACCCAGATGAGCCTCTTTGGACGCAAGAAGATAATCCTCCTTGACGAGGTTGATGGTATATCCGGTACAGCCGATAAGGGCGGGCTTGACGCTGTCCTACACCTGATAGAGGTGGCTAAACACCCTATCGTGATGACCGCGAATGACCCGTGGGACCAGAAGCTGAAGCCTCTGCGCGACGCATCACTCATGGTACCATTCTATAGGCTCCAGGATCGTTACGTTGTTGAGGTTCTCTCGAGGATATGTAAGCTTGAAGGTATACACTGCGAGCCGGAAGCGCTGGAACTCCTCGCCAAGAGGGCCGAGGGTGACCTACGCTCTGCCATCAACGACCTGCAGGGTATTGCGGAGGGCTACGGCGAGGTTACCGTACAGCTAGTGCAAGCGTTGGCCACCAGCAGAGACCGCGAGTACAACCCCTACGAGATGCTAGACCATCTCTTCAAGTCGAAGTACGCCTGGCAGGCTAAGAGAGCGGTTACCCACGCAAACCTAGACTACGAGACAATACTCCAGTGGATAAATGAGAACATCCCGGTGGCCTACGATGATCCGGAGGACGTGTGGAGAGCACACGAGGCACTTGCCCGCGCTGACCAGTACCTCGGGAGGATACGAAAGACTATCGATTGGAGCCTCCTAAGCTACGTCTTTGACATGGCCGGTCCAGGCGTCGCAATGGCGAGACGTAAGAGTAGATGGAAGTTCCGCTACAAGTTCCAATACCCAGAGAAGATCAAGCTAATGGCACAGACCAAGGAGCAAAGGGAGCTGCGCGAAGCTATAGCCGCGCACCTAGCCCCACGCCTAAGCGTCTCCAAGAGAAGGTTTAGGTCGGAAATACTACCGTTCCTCCAGATAATCTTCAGGTACAACCCGAGATACGCCGCGAGACTTGCAATAGGCTATAACCTCACCGAGAGGATGGTAAAGTACCTCGCTGGGCCAGCCGCCAGCGAGGTTCTCGAGCACATGAGGCTACTACTCATGAGGATGGAGAAACCGGCAACGGCCACAGAGGCTGCAACCGCTACACAAGCATCAAGAACAACCGCAACAGCAAAAACACTACCAACCACATCAAAGTCTACAAGAACAACAACGAGAACCACAACCACCCGCAGATCATCCACATCAAGAAGACGCACAAGCAAGAAGAGCAGCGGATCCGGCAGACAAAGAACACTATTCTAA
- a CDS encoding replication factor C small subunit — protein sequence MASELAELLWAEKYRPKTLDEIVNQEEIVRRLKKFVEEKNMPHLLFVGPPGTGKTTAAHALAHDLFGENYRQYMLELNASDERGIETIRTKVKEFARSRTPPGIPFKIVLLDEADNMTADAQQALRRLMEMYTASTRFILIANYPSKIIEPIQSRCAIFRFTPLKKEDVVARLKWICEQEGCQYDEEALETIYEISEGDMRRAINILQAAAALGKVTVEAVYKVVGLAHPKEIREIIKLALDGRFTDARKKLRELMINYGLSGTDVIKQIHKEVFGPELKLPDEVRVLIADYAGEIQFRLVEGADDEIQLNAFLAWLAMLGRKLKGK from the coding sequence TTGGCTAGCGAGCTTGCAGAGCTGCTGTGGGCCGAGAAGTATCGACCTAAGACACTCGACGAGATTGTGAACCAGGAGGAGATAGTTAGGAGGTTGAAGAAGTTCGTCGAAGAGAAGAACATGCCGCACCTCTTGTTCGTCGGGCCGCCGGGCACCGGTAAGACCACTGCAGCTCATGCACTGGCACACGACTTGTTCGGAGAGAACTACCGGCAGTACATGTTGGAGCTGAACGCTAGCGACGAGAGAGGTATCGAGACCATTAGGACCAAGGTAAAGGAGTTCGCGAGGAGCAGGACACCCCCAGGCATCCCATTCAAGATAGTGCTGCTAGACGAGGCCGACAACATGACCGCTGATGCACAGCAAGCACTAAGGCGTCTCATGGAGATGTACACCGCCTCGACCCGCTTCATACTCATCGCGAACTATCCAAGCAAGATAATCGAGCCGATACAGTCCAGGTGCGCGATATTCAGGTTCACCCCGTTGAAGAAGGAGGATGTAGTTGCTAGGCTCAAGTGGATATGCGAGCAGGAGGGATGCCAGTATGACGAGGAGGCCCTAGAGACCATCTATGAGATAAGCGAGGGTGACATGAGAAGGGCCATCAACATTCTCCAGGCTGCTGCCGCGCTCGGCAAGGTGACTGTAGAGGCCGTGTACAAGGTTGTCGGCCTCGCCCACCCCAAGGAGATACGCGAGATCATCAAACTGGCTCTTGACGGTAGGTTCACCGATGCCAGGAAGAAGCTACGCGAGCTCATGATAAACTATGGTCTCAGCGGGACAGACGTCATCAAGCAGATTCACAAGGAGGTGTTCGGACCCGAGCTGAAACTACCCGACGAGGTCCGCGTCCTTATAGCCGATTATGCCGGCGAGATACAGTTCAGGTTAGTGGAGGGCGCCGACGACGAGATACAGCTCAACGCGTTCCTAGCATGGCTAGCAATGCTTGGACGGAAGCTGAAGGGTAAGTGA
- a CDS encoding nitrilase-related carbon-nitrogen hydrolase, translated as MVTILRDFVIGLMQAPAGDVESLSRLWKGVGSAGLVVLPEYSNAVPGEDGGVEAAEWLSVLSSLARERGVHILAGVLEENGNCRYSSVVHVKPDGSWSVVHRKYMLFRALGVDESRHLCRGRNPPPVLDLGFARIGVIVCYEMRFPELVRNLALRGAEIIVVPSAWYPGPLKEDHFVTLARCRALDNTVYVAAVNQPAPRFTGRSLLVTPWGVTRVQLGTGPEYIEVRVEGSVLREARERLPVLRDALELADSTTRRV; from the coding sequence ATGGTGACGATTCTGCGGGACTTCGTTATAGGCCTCATGCAGGCTCCGGCTGGCGATGTTGAGAGCCTCTCTAGGCTATGGAAAGGCGTTGGTAGTGCTGGGCTCGTGGTGCTGCCAGAGTATTCTAACGCTGTGCCAGGCGAAGATGGAGGCGTGGAAGCGGCTGAATGGCTGAGTGTGCTCTCGTCGCTTGCCCGAGAGAGGGGTGTTCACATACTAGCTGGTGTGCTCGAGGAGAATGGCAATTGTCGCTATAGTAGCGTTGTGCACGTGAAGCCTGATGGCTCGTGGAGCGTGGTGCATAGGAAATACATGTTGTTCCGTGCGCTTGGCGTCGACGAGTCCAGGCACCTGTGTCGCGGTAGGAACCCGCCTCCCGTGCTAGACCTCGGGTTCGCAAGAATAGGGGTAATCGTGTGTTACGAGATGCGTTTCCCCGAGTTGGTCCGAAACCTAGCGCTAAGAGGAGCCGAGATTATCGTGGTGCCTAGTGCGTGGTACCCAGGGCCTCTCAAGGAGGATCACTTTGTCACGCTAGCTAGGTGTAGAGCTCTGGATAACACGGTGTACGTCGCGGCTGTTAACCAGCCTGCCCCGAGGTTCACCGGTCGGAGCCTCTTAGTCACTCCGTGGGGTGTGACACGTGTACAACTAGGAACGGGCCCCGAGTATATCGAGGTGCGAGTGGAGGGGAGCGTGCTCCGCGAGGCTAGAGAACGGCTACCGGTTCTGCGTGACGCTCTCGAGCTAGCAGATTCTACGACGCGTAGGGTGTGA